The following are from one region of the Ruficoccus sp. ZRK36 genome:
- a CDS encoding HU family DNA-binding protein: MNKAELVIEVQKQLGKDTSKAQAERAVDAFLDAVKKGVKKDKAVQLIGFGTFSVTKRAARTGVNPKTGEKIKIAASKTVKFKPGAGLKGIL; encoded by the coding sequence ATGAATAAAGCAGAGCTTGTTATCGAAGTGCAAAAGCAACTCGGTAAAGACACTTCCAAGGCTCAGGCCGAACGTGCCGTTGACGCCTTTCTCGACGCTGTCAAAAAGGGCGTGAAAAAGGATAAGGCTGTTCAGCTCATCGGTTTCGGTACTTTCTCCGTCACCAAGCGTGCCGCCCGCACCGGCGTCAACCCGAAGACGGGTGAGAAGATCAAGATTGCCGCTTCCAAGACTGTCAAGTTCAAGCCGGGTGCCGGCCTGAAGGGCATTCTCTAA